The genomic DNA AATATTACCCCCAATCACATTATCACCAGTTGCATTAGTAGTAATTTTGCTGCCATGACGCATAATCAAATTTTGAGAACGTAAATTAATACTAGCCTGTTCTTGGCTAATATCTGTACTATTACTACGAGTGTTACCACTAATGATACTAAAGTTATCCATCAAAATTGACTCAGCTACTAAATTCAAATTACCTGCATTACCTGTCCCTAAAGCTTCTACCGTAATTTTTGCCTGATCTGAAATTTGTAAATTCTTAGTGTTAATTTTTATATCTCCTGCCTTACCTACACCAACCGTACTAGCACTAATTCTGCCACCTTGCACTTGTAAATTATGAGCATTAATAATTAAATTTCCACCGTTTCCTGTAGCGTTAATTTCGGAAGCAGTAGCTAACCCACCAAAATTTTCCGCAGCATCGCCAAATATCTGAATATCTTCAGCATTAATAGTTAAACTTCCTCCATTACCAAATCCCAACGTGGAAGCAGAGATGACAGTATTTTCTCTAACAATTAATTGCTGAGTGTTAATCTCTATATTTCCAGCATCAGCGGTTTGTAATGTAGAAGAATTGATATTTGTATTGACACTGATACCATTAGAATCTTCAGTGAAGAATTCACCAGAAGTGAGTTCTATTGATTCAGCAGCATTAATCTTAATATTGCCAGCTTTTCCAGTACCTAAAGCAGTGCTGCCAAGAAATCCCCTATTGACAAGAATTAGATTTTTAGTATTAACAATTAAATCACCAGAATTTCCACTACTTTGTATCCGGTTTCCTGTTGCTAATAAAGACTCATTTAACTCTACCGATTCATCAGCATTAATATGTAAATTTCCACCATTACCATTATTCAAAGTAGAAACTAATAAAACTGATGCGTTTCTTAACACTAATTTATTGGTATTAATTTCTAAATTTCCCGTACTTCCAGAACCAATACTCAGGACAAAAAACCCATCTTCTATTTGAGAAATATCAGTCATAGGGTTAACTACCTTTTCTGCTTTATTCTCAAAATCACCAATACCGATCATTTCTATGGTATCGGTAGCATTAACTTTAATATTTCCACCAGATAATGATCCCAAAGTTAAAGATGCAATGCGGGAAGCTTCACTGATTCGCAAATTTCTACTTTGCATCTGCATTTCTCCCCCACCTATACCACTAGCATTTATATTACTTTTGGACGTTAATGTAATATCACCAAAATTATTTGTGTTATTATACCCTAATAAAAATCCTTGATTTGTAGTAGTAATATTAACTAATCCTTTAGTTTGAACGCTACCTAATTCTAATCTTCCCCCATTAGTTTTAATTGTTCCTCCCTGAAAATTGATATCTCCACCAACTAAAGCTAAGGTTTGATTTGGTTGTACTTCTAAGCCATTTTTAGCTTGTACTTGAATTGTCCCAGGATTATTACCAAACTGTAAACCAATAGGTGTAGTTATAGTTAATAAAGATGTATTTGCATGAGTTTGGCTACTAAATTCTGACCCATCTAAAAATTTAATCCTATTGGCTGTACTACCTACAAATGAACCACCAATATCTAAACTAGCATTGTTACCAAATATAATCCCATGCGGGTTAATAAAAAATAAGTTAGCACTACCATTAACCCTAATTAAACCATCAATTTTAGAAATATTATTTCCTGTAACTCTGGTAAAAATATTTTGAATCTCTAAACCATTATTAAAAATAGCTTGTCCATTTGTAGGAAGAGAAAATTCTTTAAAGCTATGAAATAGATTAGCATTTTTAACAGTACCACCGTTAATTTCGCAGACTAAACAACCAGGTTGTACTTGAGAGTTATGAGGGAGAGTGTTGTCAGGAATAATTTGTGCAGTTGCTTGTTTACTACTAAATATTGATAGTAGTAATACTGGTAAATATAATATGAAATGTAAACTTTTTTGCTTGTTCATCTGAGTTTGCTAATATTATAAACACTGAACTTAGAGATTAGCAAACTCAGTCTTTAACTTTTTTAACCTTTAACTCCTAACTGCTGTGGTATCCAAACAGTAAAAATTGAACCTACACCCACAGTAGATTCTACTTCAATGCGACCCCGATGTAATTCTACAAGCTGTTTAGCTAAAGCTAAACCCACCCCTGTACCTTCATAATGACGACGATAAGGTGTATCAAGCTGTTGAAACTTCTCAAACAACAAAGCTAACTTTTCTTCGGGAATACCAATACCAGTATCTTCTATTTGAAAAATAGCTGTATTCTCTTCCACCCACAAACGCAAAGTCACATCACCACCTTCAGGTGTAAACTTAATTCCATTATTTAATAAATTCCAGAGGATTTGTTCTACCCTACCAACATCAGCTCTAAAAATATCATTTGCTGGGTTAATTTGTAAATCGAGTTTTAGAATTACTTTTTTATTGCTTGCCTTTTCTAATAAAGAATCTAAAATATTTTGTGCAGTTTTTACTAAAGAAAAATCAACAATATTTAATACTGTTTTCCCCGCCTCAATTTGTGATAAATCGAGGATATCATTGATCATTTCTAATAAGTGTTCCCCACTATCATGGATGGTTTGTAAATAATCCCGTTGTCTTTGACTTAATTCACCCAAAGGCCAGCGTAATAATGTAGAAGACATTCCAATTACATATGTTAAAGGAGTTAATAATTCATGACTGATAGTTGCTAAAAATTCACTTCTGAGACGATTAGCAGCTTCTGCGGCTAGTAAAGCTTCTCTTAATGCCACAGTTCGTTCAATCACTCTTTGTTCTAAAGTTTGTTTGTCTCTAGTCAGAGTTTGTGTAGCCTCACGGAGAGATTGCATTAATTCTGATTGATGAATCGCTATAGCTAATTGTTCAGCAATTGAAGATAACAAACTTTTTTCACTTTCTGTCCAACGGCGCATATGATGACATTGATGGGCAATTAACAAACCCCAAATTTTTTCTTCAAAAATAATTGGTGCTACTAATTTAGATTTGACTTGACTAGCTCTTAAAAATTTTAGTAAACACTCTTCTAAAACATAAGTTTTGTCTACATCATCTATAGCTAAAACAAACCCTTTACAATATTTATCTAAGTATTTATAATTAGTGATCAAACAATTATCTTCTTGATAATTTAAAAGAGCAGAAATATTAGTTGAAGATAGTGACTCATAAACTACAGAAGCATTATATTGTTGGTGACTTTGTTCCAGAAATTTCTGATTGAAAACCGTTGGTGGTAAATATTGAGAATTAAAGGATTGATTGAGGGATGTATTTGTAGTCTTAAATTGAGATGGTAAAAATTGATAAATTATTAATCTATCTAATTCTAAAAACTCTCTTACTTGTGTAATTACCGTGTCCATAATGACTTGCAAATCTGGACTTTTGCGAATTTGTGTTGTTACCTGATGCAAAAGTCTTTCTTGAGCAATTTGTTTGCTCAAAGCATCTTCCACAGGTTTGCAAATAAAACCTTCCGATGGGTGAGAAATCATAGGTAACTCCACTTCTGTATTCAGTAGTGGTAGTAAATACTCTAATAACAACAAAGTAAATTTACTTTGCAGATTTGTATCATTACGAGGAATAATTTGCTGATATTGGGCAATTTTGTGGTAAATGAGAGAATCAGAAGCAAACAGGTTTTTTAATTGAGAAATAAATGTAGCGATCGCCTCATGATTCAATATTAAACTGGTGTTTAAAGAATCTGGGGGAACTTCTGTTCCCGCTTCCGTTTCCTGATTTCCTAGCAGTAATGCACTAAACTGATCAGAAACTAGCAGAGTAAACCGTTCTTGTTGCCATTCAACGGGAATTATAATCTGTGCCAGCAAATCTTCTGTGAGTATTAAAGCAGAACTGCCTATTGTTTGAGCCATCTGCTGCAACAATTCCCCAAGCCGATTAAATACAATCACAGGCAAGGTACGAGAAAAGCTCAAATTGGAAGAACTCAGCATTTTCAGTATTTTAATGAGATGGGCTGAATGTCTACGTAGGACAATAGGTAATTTATCAGGGGCAAAGATAACTTAAAATCCTTGTTGCTTAACCCCTTTCCTACTGATACGCTGCGAGTTGACGTAGCCTGTCCGTAGGATTTACGGTATCCTTCCTAGTTGTTTGTGATTATGTCCTAACCAAAAGTTGAAGATGGTCAGAAAGAATTATGCATCGAATCAGTGCTACACCAGGTGGATGGAATCAGTCAGAAGGTTTAATTTTTCTAGAACAAACTCCAGCCCCTTTTGTGTTTATCACCGCTGCTGATACCGACATTCAAACTTTAGCAGCAGCAGTCCCAAAATTACCTGCACAATTTCCAGCAGTACGAGTCGCTAACCTGTTGCAGTTACAGCAACAGATAAGTATAGATACTTATGGTGAACAAGTTTTAGAACTCGCTCAAGTTATCGTCTTACGCCTATTAGGAGGAAGTTCCTATTGGGCTTATGGTTTAGAGGTAGTGCAGGAAATTGTACAACGTCAAGGCATAACTCTAATTGTAATGCCTGGAGATGACGCTCTTGATCCCGATTTGATCTCTAAATCTACTATTTCATCAGAAATCGTTCAGCAAATCTGGCAATACTTCCGAGAAGGTGGTGTTGAAAATTTCCTGAATGCGCTGCAATTGATTACGGATCTTTCTCTATCAACTAATTTCAACCCTCCCCCACCAAAAGCTATTCCCCGTGTGGGGTTCTATGAAGGAACGTTTTCTTCTACTTCTTCTACACTGTCACCTGTTACCTGTCACCTGTCACCTTCTAAAGTCGGAATTTTGTTCTACCGCGCCCATTATTTGGCGGGAAATACTAAAGTTATTGATGCTTTGTGTCAGGCTTTAGTAGCCAAAAATTTACAACCTGTGCCGGTTTTTGTTTCCTCTTTAAAAGAACCTGGTGTTGATGATGAGATGCTCAAGTTTTTTCAACCTGAAGATTCTGAGCATATTAACCTGTTACTGAATACTACGAGTTTTTCTTTAGCAAGATTGGAAACGGAAACCCCTCAAATTGAACTGTGGGAAAAATTAGATGTGCCGGTTTTACAAGTTATTCTCTGTGCCAGTTCCGTTGAACAGTGGCAGTCACAGTTACAGGGTTTAACTCCCCGTGATATGGGTATGAATGTGGCTTTACCAGAGGTAGATGGCAGGATTATTACTAGGGCTGTGTCTTTTAAAACTCTACAAACCCGCAACAATGACTTAGAAACTGATGTTGTAGTTTATGAACCAGTTAGCGATCGCATTGATTTTGTGGCTCAACTAGCTGCAAATTGGGTGAGATTACGCCAAAAATCACCCTCAGAACGGCACATAGCCTTAATTTTGGCAAATTACCCCAACACCAATGGTAGGCTGGCTAATGGGGTGGGTTTGGACACTCCCGCCAGTTGCGTGGAAATTCTTAAAGCTTTAAAATCCGCCGGTTATGAAGTTGGAGATATCCCCGCTGATGGTGATGAATTAATTCAGATGTTAACCGCCGGGGTGACAAATGACCCAGAAGGTAAAGATTGGAAATCTGTAAATCAATCTGTTTCTGTGCAGGAATATCAAGAATATTTCTCTACCTTACCCGAAGTTGTACAACAGGGAATTGTTGAGCGTTGGGGTGCTGTTGAGGAAACGAACCGCAGAGGCGCAGAGGGCGCAGAGAGAAGAGGGGTTTTGCCTGTTTCTGGTATTCAATTTGGTAATGTTTTTGTGGGGGTTCAGCCTTCACGGGGTTATGAACATGATCCGAGTTTAAATTATCATGCCCCTGATTTAGAACCAACTCACGACTATTTAGCTTTTTATTATTGGGTGAGAGAAGTTTTTGGTAGTGATGCGATCGCCCACGTGGGTAAACATGGCAACTTAGAATGGCTACCAGGTAAAAGTGTGGCTTTATCCAAAACTTGTTATCCTGAAGTCGCTTTTGGGGCTATGCCTCATTTATATCCGTTTATTGTTAATGATCCAGGTGAAGGTTCACAGGCTAAACGTCGTTCTCAGGCTGTAATTATTGATCATCTCACCCCCCCCATGACACGCGCCGAATTATACGGTGGGCTGCAACAAGTAGAAAACCTAATTGATGAATATTACGAAGCCGAAAGTTTAGATCCTTCCCGTTTACCAACCTTACGCGATCGCATTCAAGCCTTAGTCATCAAAGAAAACCTCTACAAAGACCTAGGTATCACCAACGAACAAGACATCACCGATTTTGAAAATTTAATTTTAAATTCCTTAGATGGTTATTTGTGCGAACTCAAAGAAGCCCAAATTAGAGACGGCTTACACATTTTCGGACAAGTTCCCCAAGGTAGACAACTCAGAGACTTAATAGTAGCGATCGCCCGCATCCCCAACCGTCATTCCATCGGCATTACCCGCGCCATAGCAGAAGCATGGGGTTTAGACCTCGACCCCCTCACCACCAACTACAGCGACCCCTTTATTCCTCCTCAAACCCTCTCTGCGCCTCTGCGCGACGGACACTTTGCTCAAGTCGGGAAACCCGCCCAAGCAAGTGTCCTCCTCTGCGTGAGATTAAAATCATGTCGCACCCACGGCGATGTTGTCGAACTCCTAGAAGAACAAGCCGCACTTCTAGTAGAACAAATACTAGAGGGAACAGAGAACAAAGAACAGGGAACAGTAAAACAAGTTCTCCACTGGATAGAATCAAAACTGCTCCCAGCACTGCAAAACACCACCCAAGAAATTACCAACTTACTCAAAGGACTAGACGGTAAATACATACCCAGTGCTGCATCTGGCGCACCAACCAGGGGCAGACCAGAAGTTCTACCCACAGGTAAAAACTTTTACTCTGTAGATATTCGCGCCATACCCACAGAAACCGCCTGGGATGTCGGCAGAAAAGCCGCCGAAACCCTGATCGAAACCTACACCCAAGAACATGGAGAATATCCCAAAACACTAGGTTTATCAGTTTGGGGAACATCTACCATGAGAACCGGCGGTGATGATATTGCCGAAGCCTTAGCTTTATTAGGAGTCCAGCCAGTTTGGGATGGTGCAGCCAGAAGAGTTGTAGATTTTGAAATCTTACCTTTATCAATTGTCGGTCGTCCCCGCGTTGATGTCACTTTGAGAATTTCCGGCTTTTTCCGGGATGCTTTCCCCAACCTCATAGATTTATTTTCCCAAGCAGTCGCAGCAGTAGCAGCATTAGACGAACCAGCAGCAGAAAACCCCCTAGCAGAGACAGTCAAGCAAGACACTGAGTTATGGACTCAACAGGGTTTGAGTGTAGAAGCTGCCAACGAAAAATCACTTTATCGTGTTTTTGGTTCAAAACCAGGTGCTTATGGTGCTGGACTCCAAGGTTTAATTGCTTCTCAAAACTGGCAAACTGACGAAGATTTAGCCCAAGCTTACATTAATTGGAGTTCCTACGCTTACGGGAAAACAGACAACCAAAATACTGTCACCTCTAAAGAAGTTTTTCAGCAACGTTTAAAACAAATGCAAGTGGTTCTCCACAACCAAGACAACCGCGAACATGATTTATTAGACTCTGACGACTATTATCAGTTTCAAGGTGGATTAACTGCTGCGGTGCGTTCTCTCCAAGGCAAAAACCCCGAAACCTACTTTGGTGATAATGCCAATACATCACAGCCTAAAGTCCGCAAACTGAAAGAAGAAATTACTAGGGTTTATCGTTCCCGTGTCGTTAATCCCAAATGGATAGAAGGAGTCATGCGTCACGGTTACAAAGGTGCGTTCGAAATGGCCGCAACAGTTGATTTTCTCTTTGCTTATGATGCAACTTCCCAGTGTGTGGAAGATTATATGTACCAAGGAATTGTAGATAATTATTTACAAGATTCTGTAGTGCGTGAATTTATTCACAACAAAAACCCCTGGGCTTTACGGGACATAGCCGAAAGATTACTAGAAGCTAACCAACGGGGTTTATGGGAAGACGTAAATACTCAGACTTTAGAAAATTTGCGTAATCTCGTACATGAAGCCGAAGCAGAAATTGAGGAAAAGTAGAATGGTTGACATACTCCCCACCCTAGAAGGGTGAGGATTCTGGGATCAAACAGCAATTGCTGGCATGGCCAGTCTCACATCGCCTAACCCAATGGTTGATGCCCCAACCATTTGAATATTTTTAGCCGCATTTTCATCACGTCCATGAAAAGAATTGCATGATGGACAACGCCACTGTCTAATCGCCAAATCTAGACTTTCTAAAATATGTCCACAAACAGAACAAGTTTTACTGGATGGATACCACTGGTTTATATAAACTACCTGTTTATTTTTCTTCTGGGCTACCCACTCTAGTATTTGCAAAAACTCACCAAAAGCCAAGTCTGATATTTTTCTACCCCAAAGACGTTGCATACCTTTGAGGTTTAAAGTTTCAAAACATAAAACATCAAACTTATCAGTTAATGTGTGAGCTAGTTTCCAAAACCAATCACGTCTTTTGTTACAAACATCTTCATGTTTACGAACTAAGTTCTTTCTAGCTCGTTCACGATTATGTGATCCTTTTAGTTTTTTGGAATGATATCTACTAGCTTTCTTGATAGCATTTAGAGATTGTTTTAGAAATTCTGGAGAATCAATTTTAGTCCCATCAGAACAAGTTAGGAAAACTTTTAAACCGAAATCAAACCCCGCTATCTTACCAGTCGTTGATTTGATTTCTGGTTCTAACTCATTATCAACTACAATAACCATAAACATTTCACCTAATGCAGTACGCTTTATGGTTATTGTTTTAATCTTTCCTTCTATTTCTCTAGATTTCCAAAATTGATATACTCTTTTTCCAATCTTTACCCTGTTCCTACCTAAGAATTTATAGCCAGCTTGTTTAAGAGTTAAAGATTTATATTTCTTAACTTTCTTAAACTCTGGTGGTCTTACTCCTTTCTTGTTGTGTTTGAAGAATAATTGGTATGCCTTATCTATTCTCTGGCAGATATCTTGTACTGCTTGAGAGCCTACTAATTGCCAGAACGAATTACGTTTTCTTAACTTAGCAATATGTGACTGAAGTTTTGCACAGTTTAAGTGTTTGCCCCATATTCGGTAGTACCGTTTATGTAGAGCAATACAATGGTTATAAATCACCCCTGCGGCGTTAATCATCCGTTTGAGGTGTTTACTCCTTTTGTGTTCATATAACTTAAACTTCAGTGTTTTCATGACCATAACTATATCAAGGTCGCCCTAGAAGGGCAAGGCTTTCGACCCATTTTTTTGGTAATGGGTAATTAA from Okeanomitos corallinicola TIOX110 includes the following:
- a CDS encoding GAF domain-containing sensor histidine kinase; the encoded protein is MLSSSNLSFSRTLPVIVFNRLGELLQQMAQTIGSSALILTEDLLAQIIIPVEWQQERFTLLVSDQFSALLLGNQETEAGTEVPPDSLNTSLILNHEAIATFISQLKNLFASDSLIYHKIAQYQQIIPRNDTNLQSKFTLLLLEYLLPLLNTEVELPMISHPSEGFICKPVEDALSKQIAQERLLHQVTTQIRKSPDLQVIMDTVITQVREFLELDRLIIYQFLPSQFKTTNTSLNQSFNSQYLPPTVFNQKFLEQSHQQYNASVVYESLSSTNISALLNYQEDNCLITNYKYLDKYCKGFVLAIDDVDKTYVLEECLLKFLRASQVKSKLVAPIIFEEKIWGLLIAHQCHHMRRWTESEKSLLSSIAEQLAIAIHQSELMQSLREATQTLTRDKQTLEQRVIERTVALREALLAAEAANRLRSEFLATISHELLTPLTYVIGMSSTLLRWPLGELSQRQRDYLQTIHDSGEHLLEMINDILDLSQIEAGKTVLNIVDFSLVKTAQNILDSLLEKASNKKVILKLDLQINPANDIFRADVGRVEQILWNLLNNGIKFTPEGGDVTLRLWVEENTAIFQIEDTGIGIPEEKLALLFEKFQQLDTPYRRHYEGTGVGLALAKQLVELHRGRIEVESTVGVGSIFTVWIPQQLGVKG
- the cobN gene encoding cobaltochelatase subunit CobN, with translation MHRISATPGGWNQSEGLIFLEQTPAPFVFITAADTDIQTLAAAVPKLPAQFPAVRVANLLQLQQQISIDTYGEQVLELAQVIVLRLLGGSSYWAYGLEVVQEIVQRQGITLIVMPGDDALDPDLISKSTISSEIVQQIWQYFREGGVENFLNALQLITDLSLSTNFNPPPPKAIPRVGFYEGTFSSTSSTLSPVTCHLSPSKVGILFYRAHYLAGNTKVIDALCQALVAKNLQPVPVFVSSLKEPGVDDEMLKFFQPEDSEHINLLLNTTSFSLARLETETPQIELWEKLDVPVLQVILCASSVEQWQSQLQGLTPRDMGMNVALPEVDGRIITRAVSFKTLQTRNNDLETDVVVYEPVSDRIDFVAQLAANWVRLRQKSPSERHIALILANYPNTNGRLANGVGLDTPASCVEILKALKSAGYEVGDIPADGDELIQMLTAGVTNDPEGKDWKSVNQSVSVQEYQEYFSTLPEVVQQGIVERWGAVEETNRRGAEGAERRGVLPVSGIQFGNVFVGVQPSRGYEHDPSLNYHAPDLEPTHDYLAFYYWVREVFGSDAIAHVGKHGNLEWLPGKSVALSKTCYPEVAFGAMPHLYPFIVNDPGEGSQAKRRSQAVIIDHLTPPMTRAELYGGLQQVENLIDEYYEAESLDPSRLPTLRDRIQALVIKENLYKDLGITNEQDITDFENLILNSLDGYLCELKEAQIRDGLHIFGQVPQGRQLRDLIVAIARIPNRHSIGITRAIAEAWGLDLDPLTTNYSDPFIPPQTLSAPLRDGHFAQVGKPAQASVLLCVRLKSCRTHGDVVELLEEQAALLVEQILEGTENKEQGTVKQVLHWIESKLLPALQNTTQEITNLLKGLDGKYIPSAASGAPTRGRPEVLPTGKNFYSVDIRAIPTETAWDVGRKAAETLIETYTQEHGEYPKTLGLSVWGTSTMRTGGDDIAEALALLGVQPVWDGAARRVVDFEILPLSIVGRPRVDVTLRISGFFRDAFPNLIDLFSQAVAAVAALDEPAAENPLAETVKQDTELWTQQGLSVEAANEKSLYRVFGSKPGAYGAGLQGLIASQNWQTDEDLAQAYINWSSYAYGKTDNQNTVTSKEVFQQRLKQMQVVLHNQDNREHDLLDSDDYYQFQGGLTAAVRSLQGKNPETYFGDNANTSQPKVRKLKEEITRVYRSRVVNPKWIEGVMRHGYKGAFEMAATVDFLFAYDATSQCVEDYMYQGIVDNYLQDSVVREFIHNKNPWALRDIAERLLEANQRGLWEDVNTQTLENLRNLVHEAEAEIEEK
- a CDS encoding filamentous hemagglutinin N-terminal domain-containing protein, whose amino-acid sequence is MNKQKSLHFILYLPVLLLSIFSSKQATAQIIPDNTLPHNSQVQPGCLVCEINGGTVKNANLFHSFKEFSLPTNGQAIFNNGLEIQNIFTRVTGNNISKIDGLIRVNGSANLFFINPHGIIFGNNASLDIGGSFVGSTANRIKFLDGSEFSSQTHANTSLLTITTPIGLQFGNNPGTIQVQAKNGLEVQPNQTLALVGGDINFQGGTIKTNGGRLELGSVQTKGLVNITTTNQGFLLGYNNTNNFGDITLTSKSNINASGIGGGEMQMQSRNLRISEASRIASLTLGSLSGGNIKVNATDTIEMIGIGDFENKAEKVVNPMTDISQIEDGFFVLSIGSGSTGNLEINTNKLVLRNASVLLVSTLNNGNGGNLHINADESVELNESLLATGNRIQSSGNSGDLIVNTKNLILVNRGFLGSTALGTGKAGNIKINAAESIELTSGEFFTEDSNGISVNTNINSSTLQTADAGNIEINTQQLIVRENTVISASTLGFGNGGSLTINAEDIQIFGDAAENFGGLATASEINATGNGGNLIINAHNLQVQGGRISASTVGVGKAGDIKINTKNLQISDQAKITVEALGTGNAGNLNLVAESILMDNFSIISGNTRSNSTDISQEQASINLRSQNLIMRHGSKITTNATGDNVIGGNITIDVDVLAALENSDITANSIDFRGGNVMISSQGIIGTKFRDQLTSESDITATGASPDLSGSVQINQLSTDPNQGLIGLYSSVIDTNNQLAKGCNNSGKLADEENKFTIIGSGGLPSSPDDLFTGTNPLVDLVELVPIQEDNQNIKKVDVHKKLPLKIVEAQGWVRDEKGNIYLVSQGQEAFLQSPILSKNYCSIR
- a CDS encoding transposase, whose amino-acid sequence is MKTLKFKLYEHKRSKHLKRMINAAGVIYNHCIALHKRYYRIWGKHLNCAKLQSHIAKLRKRNSFWQLVGSQAVQDICQRIDKAYQLFFKHNKKGVRPPEFKKVKKYKSLTLKQAGYKFLGRNRVKIGKRVYQFWKSREIEGKIKTITIKRTALGEMFMVIVVDNELEPEIKSTTGKIAGFDFGLKVFLTCSDGTKIDSPEFLKQSLNAIKKASRYHSKKLKGSHNRERARKNLVRKHEDVCNKRRDWFWKLAHTLTDKFDVLCFETLNLKGMQRLWGRKISDLAFGEFLQILEWVAQKKNKQVVYINQWYPSSKTCSVCGHILESLDLAIRQWRCPSCNSFHGRDENAAKNIQMVGASTIGLGDVRLAMPAIAV